One Succinispira mobilis DSM 6222 genomic window carries:
- a CDS encoding FtsB family cell division protein: MLKRRSKKKEKVSFFKCFYIGLLTLLLVLVLGQEWKIYQVKKGIERAEMQRRDLVAEQEKLETEIKNLNDLKYIEKVARSQYKLIKPNEVPIVIRE; this comes from the coding sequence ATGTTGAAAAGACGCAGTAAGAAAAAAGAAAAAGTGAGTTTTTTTAAATGTTTCTATATTGGCTTATTGACATTGCTATTAGTTCTTGTTTTAGGCCAGGAATGGAAAATTTATCAAGTGAAAAAAGGGATTGAACGAGCGGAGATGCAACGGCGAGATTTAGTTGCGGAGCAGGAAAAATTAGAAACTGAAATAAAAAATCTGAATGATTTAAAATATATTGAAAAGGTTGCGCGGAGCCAGTATAAGTTAATAAAGCCGAATGAAGTACCAATTGTAATTCGAGAATAA